In the genome of Perca fluviatilis chromosome 4, GENO_Pfluv_1.0, whole genome shotgun sequence, one region contains:
- the ddit3 gene encoding DNA damage-inducible transcript 3 protein has translation MTAEWLHLPPPYTPGVGPLCGAELEAWYEDLQDILGSDTGGAKLARAPTCTEKEPEFLDVLESCSLTWLTDGGQTRGESVQRATEGIQNAQPLHHTSSSSSSSSSSCMSPAVAEEQRAEADSGRSGDNLAGGGSDLLPPEFFELLSEGGVGMVDPSGAVISGGYYYHHHQHHQANNVHPASPSASEEELPCVPDSPSCSSSASQSPSQNCSSPSSPVSSPSVYPSSCLGKRKRTTSERANSALSSFASSTQHTSSSSAKKSRKEREQENERKVQELTEQNERLKAEIERLGEEVQRTRRALIERLVNTRK, from the exons ATGACTGCCGAGTGGCTACACCTGCCCCCGCCGTACACCCCTGGCGTGGGGCCGCTGTGTGGTGCAGAGCTGGAGGCGTGGTATGAGGACCTGCAGGATATTCTGGGCTCCGACACGGGAGGGGCAAAACTGGCACGTGCCCCCACATGCACCGAG AAAGAGCCAGAGTTTCTGGATGTTCTGGAGAGTTGTTCTCTGACGTGGCTGACGGACGGAGGCCAGACGAGGGGCGAGAGTGTCCAGAGGGCAACAGAGGGAATCCAAAACGCCCAGCCTCTGCATCACacctcatcatcatcctcctcttcttcctcctcctgtatGAGTCCAGCTGTTGCAGAAGAGCAGCGGGCGGAGGCTGACAGTGGGAGAAGTGGAGATAACTTGGCAGGAGGCGGCAGTGATCTGCTGCCTCCTGAGTTTTTCGAGTTGCTGAGTGAAGGAGGAGTGGGAATGGTGGATCCGAGCGGAGCGGTGATCAGCGGTGGCTATtattaccaccaccatcaacaCCACCAAGCTAATAATGTCCATCCTGCGTCTCCCTCAGCCAGCGAGGAGGAACTGCCCTGTGTCCCCGATTCTCCAtcctgctcctcctcagcctcccAGTCGCCATCTCAAAATTGTTCTTCTCCCTCCTCACCTGTCTCTTCTCCCTCTGTCTACCCGTCCTCTTGCCTGGGAAAACGCAAGAGGACCACCAGCGAGAGGGCCAACAGTGCCTTGTCCTCTTTTGCCTCCTCCACGCAGCACACATCCTCATCATCTGCCAAAAAGAGTCGCAAAGAAAGAGAGCAGGAGAACGAGAGGAAGGTACAGGAGCTGACGGAGCAGAACGAGCGCTTGAAAGCGGAGATTGAAAGGCTGGGAGAGGAGGTACAGAGGACACGTAGAGCTCTGATAGAGAGACTAGTCAACACCAGgaaatga
- the mars1 gene encoding methionine--tRNA ligase, cytoplasmic isoform X1 encodes MKLFVSEGNPHCLKVLAALEVTGVQCDVQYVNHEERVVPFLSRPALPALLLPSGLHLFSSNAICRYLFEIGGQDSSERCNQWLEWEATDLQPALLQALHMAVLHGKGSEVSKVLQGPLNYLEQSLSKGNTPYLTGEAVSVADVVLWAALYPVLSDSSLACERTSVKAWFDRGAVLHSCESAAQKVLQGKGLQGMKSYMQRQPAPQSSQSRDTQPCNSNPAEGVEDERAVSEEEMEAAALTWSKGLNSCPLATLRQHPILPHEGKRNLLVTSALPYVNNVPHLGNIIGCVLSADVFSRYGRLRGWNMLFVCGTDEYGTATENKAREEGLTPQQICDKYHAIHSSIYKWFQIDFDFFGRTTTEKQTEIAQDIFWRIHKHGFLIEETVEQLRCENCQRFLADRFVEGICPQCSYPEARGDQCDKCGRLINAVELREPQCKVCRQTPVVRSSKHLFLDLPKLEPQLEQWLDKSTSTGDWTANAKQITRSWLRDGLKPRCITRDLRWGTPVPHPDFKEKVFYVWFDAPIGYLSITANYTDKWEKWWKNPHQVELYNFMAKDNVPFHSVVFPCSLLGAQDNYTLVSHLIATEYLNYEDTKFSKSRGVGVFGDMAKDTGIPSDVWRFYLLYVRPEGQDSAFSWADMALKNNSELLNNLGNFINRAGMFVTKFFEGCVPAMELQQEDKKLLALVGWELQQYIQLMDKVKIRDALRHILNISRHGNQYIQVNEPWKKIKGGDAERQRAGTVTGVSVNIACLLSVMLLPYMPTVSQTIRDQLNAPQSCVNTMLQGTGTFVCSLSAGHRIGTVSPLFQKLEVDQIEALKKRFGGQQPEDEPPKKKTTAQRANSTQPAAVPAAAAEVATVNGVDPEKAKQLTQAVTEQGEKVRALKAQKAEKAVITAEVAKLLDLKKQLALAEGKSSEPAPQKGKRK; translated from the exons AGAGAGTGGTGCCCTTCCTTAGCCGTCCAGCCTTGCCAGCCCTGCTCCTGCCTAGTGGACTGCACCTTTTCAGCTCCAATGCCATCTGCCG ATACCTGTTTGAAATAGGTGGACAAGACTCCAGTGAGCGTTGCAATCAGTGGCTTGAATGGGAGGCCACAGATCTTCAG CCTGCACTGCTACAGGCCCTTCACATGGCAGTGCTGCATGGAAAAGGATCAGAGGTGTCCAAGGTCCTCCAGGGGCCCCTAAACTACTTGGAGCAAAGCTTGAGCAAGGGGAACACGCCATATTTAACTGGG GAAGCAGTTTCAGTTGCTGATGTTGTTTTGTGGGCTGCGCTGTACCCCGTTTTATCTGACTCTTCACTAGCTT gcGAACGCACGTCTGTGAAGGCATGGTTTGACCGTGGGGCTGTTCTGCACAGTTGCGAGTCTGCTGCTCAGAAAGTGCTGCAGGGAAAAGGCCTGCAGGGCATGAAGAGCTACATGCAGAGGCAGCCTGCCCCTCAGAGCAGCCAAAGCAGAGACACACAGCCATGCAACAGCAACCCTGCTGAG GGTGTGGAAGATGAGCGTGCAGTTTCAGAAGAGGAAATGGAGGCAGCTGCTCTCACCTGGAGTAAAGGCTTGAACTCCTGCCCATTGGCTACACTCAGACAGCACCCCAT TCTGCCACACGAGGGCAAGCGAAACCTCCTTGTTACCAGTGCCTTGCCTTATGTCAACAACGTCCCCCACCTGGGCAACATCATTGGCTGCGTCCTCAGCGCTGATGTCTTCTCCAG GTATGGCCGTCTGCGAGGCTGGAACATGCTGTTTGTATGTGGCACAGATGAGTATGGCACAGCTACAGAGAACAAGGCGAGAGAGGAGGGTCTGACACCACAGCAGATCTGCGACAAGTACCATGCCATTCACTCCAGCATCTACAAGTGGTTCCAGattgactttgacttttttggcaGAACCACCACCGAGAAGCAGACGGA GATCGCCCAGGATATTTTCTGGAGAATCCACAAGCACGGTTTCCTAATTGAAGAAACGGTGGAGCAACTGCGCTGTGAAAACTGCCAGCGCTTCCTGGCCGACCGCTTCGTCGAAGGCATCTGTCCCCAGTGCAGCTACCCAGAAGCTCGTGGTGACCAGTGTGACAAGTGTGGGCGGCTCATCAATGCTGTGGAGCTCAGG GAACCCCAGTGTAAGGTCTGCAGGCAGACTCCAGTCGTCCGCTCCTCCAAACATCTTTTCTTGGACCTGCCAAAG CTAGAGCCTCAATTGGAGCAGTGGCTGGATAAGTCAACCAGCACAGGAGACTGGACAGCAAATGCCAAACAGATCACTCGCTCCTGGCTGAGAGATGGACTCAAACCTCGCTGCATCACCAGGGACCTGCGGTGGGGAACGCCAGTACCTCATCCTGACTTTAAAGAGAAG GTGTTCTACGTGTGGTTTGACGCCCCCATTGGTTATCTGTCCATTACAGCCAACTACACCGACAAATGGGAAAAGTGGTGGAAGAATCCTCATCAG GTGGAGCTGTACAACTTCATGGCCAAAGACAATGTGCCCTTCCACAGTGTGGTGTTTCCCTGCTCCCTACTGGGAGCTCAGGACAACTACACTCTGGTCAGCCACCTTATTGCCACTG AGTATCTGAATTACGAGGACACTAAGTTCTCTAAGAGCCgtggtgtgggtgtgtttggaGACATGGCCAAGGACACGGGTATCCCGTCGGATGTGTGGCGGTTCTACCTCCTGTATGTGCGTCCGGAGGGACAGGATTCAGCCTTCTCCTGGGCTGACATGGCTCTGAAGAACAACTCTGAGCTGCTCAACAACTTGGGCAACTTCATCAACAG aGCTGGCATGTTTGTCACTAAGTTCTTTGAGGGCTGTGTGCCTGCGATGGAGCTACAGCAGGAAGATAAGAAGCTCCTGGCTCTGGTGGGCTGGGAGCTGCAGCAGTACATCCAGCTCATGGACAAAGTCAA aatCCGCGATGCTCTGAGACACATCCTCAACATCTCTCGCCATGGTAACCAGTACATCCAGGTCAATGAACCCTGGAAGAAGATCAAGGGAGGAGACGCAGAAAG GCAGCGTGCGGGTACAGTCACCGGAGTGTCTGTGAATATCGCCTGCTTGCTGTCAGTGATGCTGCTGCCATACATGCCAACGGTCAGCCAAACCATCCGGGATCAACTCAATGCCCCTCAGTCTTGTGTCAATACCATGTTGCAAGGCACTGGCACCTTTGTATGTTCCCTGAGTGCTGGCCACCGCATTGGCACT GTCAGTCCGTTGTTCCAGAAACTAGAGGTGGACCAGATTGAGGCTTTGAAGAAGCGATTCGGTGGACAGCAG CCTGAAGATGAACCACCCAAAAAAAAG ACGACAGCTCAGAGAGCTAACAGCACTCAGCCTGCCGCTGTGCCTGCTGCCGCTGCCGAGGTGGCGACAGTGAACGGAGTGGACCCAGAAAAAGCCAAGCAGCTCACACAGGCTGTGACTGAGCAG GGGGAAAAGGTGCGAGCACTCAAAGCCCAGAAGGCGGAGAAGGCCGTGATCACAGCAGAAGTGGCCAAACTGTTGGACCTTAAGAAACAGCTGGCTCTGGCTGAGGGGAAGAGCTCTGAGCCGGCACCTCAGAAGGGCAAGAGGAAGTga
- the mars1 gene encoding methionine--tRNA ligase, cytoplasmic isoform X2: MKLFVSEGNPHCLKVLAALEVTGVQCDVQYVNHEERVVPFLSRPALPALLLPSGLHLFSSNAICRYLFEIGGQDSSERCNQWLEWEATDLQPALLQALHMAVLHGKGSEVSKVLQGPLNYLEQSLSKGNTPYLTGEAVSVADVVLWAALYPVLSDSSLACERTSVKAWFDRGAVLHSCESAAQKVLQGKGLQGMKSYMQRQPAPQSSQSRDTQPCNSNPAEGVEDERAVSEEEMEAAALTWSKGLNSCPLATLRQHPILPHEGKRNLLVTSALPYVNNVPHLGNIIGCVLSADVFSRYGRLRGWNMLFVCGTDEYGTATENKAREEGLTPQQICDKYHAIHSSIYKWFQIDFDFFGRTTTEKQTEIAQDIFWRIHKHGFLIEETVEQLRCENCQRFLADRFVEGICPQCSYPEARGDQCDKCGRLINAVELREPQCKVCRQTPVVRSSKHLFLDLPKLEPQLEQWLDKSTSTGDWTANAKQITRSWLRDGLKPRCITRDLRWGTPVPHPDFKEKVFYVWFDAPIGYLSITANYTDKWEKWWKNPHQVELYNFMAKDNVPFHSVVFPCSLLGAQDNYTLVSHLIATEYLNYEDTKFSKSRGVGVFGDMAKDTGIPSDVWRFYLLYVRPEGQDSAFSWADMALKNNSELLNNLGNFINRAGMFVTKFFEGCVPAMELQQEDKKLLALVGWELQQYIQLMDKVKIRDALRHILNISRHGNQYIQVNEPWKKIKGGDAERQRAGTVTGVSVNIACLLSVMLLPYMPTVSQTIRDQLNAPQSCVNTMLQGTGTFVCSLSAGHRIGTVSPLFQKLEVDQIEALKKRFGGQQTTAQRANSTQPAAVPAAAAEVATVNGVDPEKAKQLTQAVTEQGEKVRALKAQKAEKAVITAEVAKLLDLKKQLALAEGKSSEPAPQKGKRK; encoded by the exons AGAGAGTGGTGCCCTTCCTTAGCCGTCCAGCCTTGCCAGCCCTGCTCCTGCCTAGTGGACTGCACCTTTTCAGCTCCAATGCCATCTGCCG ATACCTGTTTGAAATAGGTGGACAAGACTCCAGTGAGCGTTGCAATCAGTGGCTTGAATGGGAGGCCACAGATCTTCAG CCTGCACTGCTACAGGCCCTTCACATGGCAGTGCTGCATGGAAAAGGATCAGAGGTGTCCAAGGTCCTCCAGGGGCCCCTAAACTACTTGGAGCAAAGCTTGAGCAAGGGGAACACGCCATATTTAACTGGG GAAGCAGTTTCAGTTGCTGATGTTGTTTTGTGGGCTGCGCTGTACCCCGTTTTATCTGACTCTTCACTAGCTT gcGAACGCACGTCTGTGAAGGCATGGTTTGACCGTGGGGCTGTTCTGCACAGTTGCGAGTCTGCTGCTCAGAAAGTGCTGCAGGGAAAAGGCCTGCAGGGCATGAAGAGCTACATGCAGAGGCAGCCTGCCCCTCAGAGCAGCCAAAGCAGAGACACACAGCCATGCAACAGCAACCCTGCTGAG GGTGTGGAAGATGAGCGTGCAGTTTCAGAAGAGGAAATGGAGGCAGCTGCTCTCACCTGGAGTAAAGGCTTGAACTCCTGCCCATTGGCTACACTCAGACAGCACCCCAT TCTGCCACACGAGGGCAAGCGAAACCTCCTTGTTACCAGTGCCTTGCCTTATGTCAACAACGTCCCCCACCTGGGCAACATCATTGGCTGCGTCCTCAGCGCTGATGTCTTCTCCAG GTATGGCCGTCTGCGAGGCTGGAACATGCTGTTTGTATGTGGCACAGATGAGTATGGCACAGCTACAGAGAACAAGGCGAGAGAGGAGGGTCTGACACCACAGCAGATCTGCGACAAGTACCATGCCATTCACTCCAGCATCTACAAGTGGTTCCAGattgactttgacttttttggcaGAACCACCACCGAGAAGCAGACGGA GATCGCCCAGGATATTTTCTGGAGAATCCACAAGCACGGTTTCCTAATTGAAGAAACGGTGGAGCAACTGCGCTGTGAAAACTGCCAGCGCTTCCTGGCCGACCGCTTCGTCGAAGGCATCTGTCCCCAGTGCAGCTACCCAGAAGCTCGTGGTGACCAGTGTGACAAGTGTGGGCGGCTCATCAATGCTGTGGAGCTCAGG GAACCCCAGTGTAAGGTCTGCAGGCAGACTCCAGTCGTCCGCTCCTCCAAACATCTTTTCTTGGACCTGCCAAAG CTAGAGCCTCAATTGGAGCAGTGGCTGGATAAGTCAACCAGCACAGGAGACTGGACAGCAAATGCCAAACAGATCACTCGCTCCTGGCTGAGAGATGGACTCAAACCTCGCTGCATCACCAGGGACCTGCGGTGGGGAACGCCAGTACCTCATCCTGACTTTAAAGAGAAG GTGTTCTACGTGTGGTTTGACGCCCCCATTGGTTATCTGTCCATTACAGCCAACTACACCGACAAATGGGAAAAGTGGTGGAAGAATCCTCATCAG GTGGAGCTGTACAACTTCATGGCCAAAGACAATGTGCCCTTCCACAGTGTGGTGTTTCCCTGCTCCCTACTGGGAGCTCAGGACAACTACACTCTGGTCAGCCACCTTATTGCCACTG AGTATCTGAATTACGAGGACACTAAGTTCTCTAAGAGCCgtggtgtgggtgtgtttggaGACATGGCCAAGGACACGGGTATCCCGTCGGATGTGTGGCGGTTCTACCTCCTGTATGTGCGTCCGGAGGGACAGGATTCAGCCTTCTCCTGGGCTGACATGGCTCTGAAGAACAACTCTGAGCTGCTCAACAACTTGGGCAACTTCATCAACAG aGCTGGCATGTTTGTCACTAAGTTCTTTGAGGGCTGTGTGCCTGCGATGGAGCTACAGCAGGAAGATAAGAAGCTCCTGGCTCTGGTGGGCTGGGAGCTGCAGCAGTACATCCAGCTCATGGACAAAGTCAA aatCCGCGATGCTCTGAGACACATCCTCAACATCTCTCGCCATGGTAACCAGTACATCCAGGTCAATGAACCCTGGAAGAAGATCAAGGGAGGAGACGCAGAAAG GCAGCGTGCGGGTACAGTCACCGGAGTGTCTGTGAATATCGCCTGCTTGCTGTCAGTGATGCTGCTGCCATACATGCCAACGGTCAGCCAAACCATCCGGGATCAACTCAATGCCCCTCAGTCTTGTGTCAATACCATGTTGCAAGGCACTGGCACCTTTGTATGTTCCCTGAGTGCTGGCCACCGCATTGGCACT GTCAGTCCGTTGTTCCAGAAACTAGAGGTGGACCAGATTGAGGCTTTGAAGAAGCGATTCGGTGGACAGCAG ACGACAGCTCAGAGAGCTAACAGCACTCAGCCTGCCGCTGTGCCTGCTGCCGCTGCCGAGGTGGCGACAGTGAACGGAGTGGACCCAGAAAAAGCCAAGCAGCTCACACAGGCTGTGACTGAGCAG GGGGAAAAGGTGCGAGCACTCAAAGCCCAGAAGGCGGAGAAGGCCGTGATCACAGCAGAAGTGGCCAAACTGTTGGACCTTAAGAAACAGCTGGCTCTGGCTGAGGGGAAGAGCTCTGAGCCGGCACCTCAGAAGGGCAAGAGGAAGTga